Genomic DNA from Salvia miltiorrhiza cultivar Shanhuang (shh) chromosome 1, IMPLAD_Smil_shh, whole genome shotgun sequence:
ttgatagcctacttgataatattagttttgattttatgtttttcatttaaattttattgcataatttaaatagcatatttttgtaatagttaaatactggattaaacataaaatttaaaattacttaaaacataaaaaaaatacataaaaatttaaaaacacctaaaaaaaatacataaaaatttgaaaaacctaaaacatcattaaaatcacataattaaaagcctaggatagaccacgacgcctgagcacgtcggcgaccatggacgcgtgcaatgcacgttgtgcgtccgtcatgtgcgtcgtatccgtgttcaggagctgcatatcgagctccctctcccggatatcgttcctccgctggtactggggggtgaatgccctcatctgctcgTCGGTCCtctccaacctctccactatttctggtggaggatccgagctcATATGCGACACtgctgccttccctttccctttcgCCGCCGCGTTGCCAATGGGCCGagcagaagagatctcctcgcccgacgccgaggtggtgaagccgccctcttccatagtctttgtcctcttggaggcatgcacgtctccaaagaggtacatcgacttgaacttgggattgttccggagaactctccacgcgttccagaaattgaaggaggccctgtgtgggcttcgagccttgaagagggtttgggccttttcacgaatcatatcatccgaatgaccggacgaccaattgttgcgcgtctctacccaaacagcttcccagagacgcacatccgcgctcacccgggaccagtggccttgaagttgcttgatcttaaggtcgacgccgaggatggggttcacacgttCGGTGGTGAAGCCGTTGGTGGTGACGACGTCGGTGGTGATGTAGAAGGTGGTGAAGTCGTCGGTGGTGATGCCGTTGGTGGTGACGATGTCGATGGTGATGTTGTCGGTGGTGACGATGTCGGTGGGGAAGTTGAAGGTGGTGATGCCATCGGTGGTGAAACCGTCGGTGGTGAAGGTGTAGGTGGTGAAGCCATTGGTGGTGACAATGGCGGTGGTGATGTAGATGGTGGTGAAGCCGTCGGTGGTGAAGCGGTTGGTGGAGATGCCATCGGGGGTGGGGATGTCGTCGGAGGGGCTAATGTCGGTGGAGATGCTGTTGGTGGTGAAGCTGTCGGTGGTGATGCCGTTGGTGGTGATGATGTCGGTGGTGAAGGAGTTGGTGGTGATGAGGTTGGTGGTGAAGCCATCGGTGGTGTTGATGTCGGTGGCGAAGTTGTAGGTGGAGATGACGAAGGTGGTGATGACGAAGGAGGAGATGACGTTGGTGGTGATGTCGTTGGCGGTGGTGAAGGTGTCGGTGGCAATGTCGTCGGTGGTGAAGCCATCCGGCTCCAATATGCctctcccttctgatccgtcccacggatcgagtcgttggtcttctccgcccaaatttggacgatgagatccgtatgctcgggagCATACGTATGACGGTACCTAGCggccttgtcgtgcttgattttggtggccatttccttcctccggccgcctttgtttggtggggagacactctgTTGTGTactgaccggttcctcctcgggcgggctctcctccaagttgattcctcccatatcgggatgataatcggaggagagatcggggcaccaatttggatcgtagaaagggttgCATGGATCCATGACGGAAAAAATTGTATTGTTGATaaatggaggagaagaaaattggagaagaagaggtgtgaagatgGTGGGGAGAAGGtggggttttttaaagaggagaagaaggaaaaaaaaaaattgaaaacggtcggtcaaaggtgCGCAAATCGAGGAGgtgcagtcaaaattcgaataaaattcgaattttccaatttttccttttttttttttttttttttttaaattgggcgcgtgcattgcacgcgccatccaTTCCCCCGTTCGAGCATACCCGATAACTCGAGAACTCCTCGAGGAGCTCCCCCCCGCATCGCGCTCCTCGACCGGCTCCCTCTCCTCGAGTACCCgcgttgcgggtgctctaaTCGAGGCACATTGCGTTGTGCCCGTTGGCATCATGGTATTGACAAATAAACTTCTTTTAGGCGTATTGACAAATAAACTCAGTAGTCTTCTATTTAAAGATTCTAAACCCCGATAAAATAagtattcttttattttaagacTATTCGTATTCTATAATCCAATAACTTGTGTCACATAAAACTCAAAAAAAGATGGGTTTCTAACTTTCAATggtttattaaaaattaaatcttctactattaaaaaaattaaaatcttctagataaataaaataaataattgaaatattaattatacaattatttagTAGTATTAAGTTTAGCAATATTTTATTCTGAACAACTTATTAATGTCCAAACTCCTTAGTCAAGCCTCTCAAACAGTTGGCCCACAAGATATGATCATAGTTTGAATAGGTTTAATGGGCCTACGTTTTGGGCCAATTCAAAATAAGCCCAAATATAATTTGAACCAATTTTTTCTCTAACAATTAGTTAGATGTCATCTCCAAAAAAATTGTTTTGAGAGTATGTCATGTCCAAACTTAATGTCCTTTTATGTTGGtttcatttatattatttcatttacTTTTTCGGGGAGACGTTTTGGAGACGAAAAACGTGCGTTTGTATAAATTCTCCATCATATTCAATTATTCACCATTTTATTATGTATATGATTCTATAATCTGTTGAACCCCCACTAAATATAGTAAAACAATATTGTAAATATACTTATATTTAAAAACATATCttagaaatataaattaatttttttgaaaaaaggtCGGAGTAGGAGCTCGAAGAATGATTTGTGATTTTTTATTAGAGTTAAGGATAAATTCGAATAAAAACTGTGGAAGTATAGTAGGAAAGCATGATAAAAAGTTGAAATGTTAAAAGACCTAGAAGGTGTATTGGGGCCCATATTAGCCACTAAagttctctctctcactctgtcACATCACACGCGTATTACATATATGAACAGATCACCTATTCATCGTGAGCAGACATAATGTGCTCATCACTGATGTGACAATCTTAATTAgaataagataattttaattagaataagatatattaattctctttttaaattaaaattatcataTCAGTGGTGGGCACATTATGCTTGCCCACAGTGGGTAGGTGATCGATTCTGTTACACATATATCTCGTGGGGTTGAGACTCGTGAAAAATTCTATGAAAGTATTTtactaaatatataaaattattatattccttgtaaaattaaatatattaaaaatatttcttttgtcCTCTATATTTATGTATACATTTCTTTTTTGATATGTCCCCTAAATTTATTCATACTCTATTTTTGTACACTACTCcacataattttcacaattttaccCTTGTAATTTACATTATTTACTCACAGTCTAGTTAAAGAATACCCTCAGTATGGAacatttctccactatcaatacaccaAACgactttttatttaaattagcgtTGTGATCAACCATGCTATTTAtggaggacggagggagtatatgaaaatttcactaattaaatttgaattcaGATGGTGCAATTATTCATTAAAacgatgcatccaccgtagatcttcgCAACTGTAGGACTAAAAATATCTATTATTAGTTCTCAATTTAAAAGAGAgttagggtgtgtttactttggttgtaaaatttttattgagaaAAGATTGATAAGAAAAAgtgagaaaatatattttttttctttttttatcatatgtttatcagagatgaaaaaaatgagaaaatgttaaaaaatattttcacacccctacCACCTAccataggataatattatccaacattagaAAGAAAAGgagtgaaaagaaagaaaatgctGCCCAATAAAATATTCCATCCTAcccggattttttttttcatcatagtaaacatgtaaaaatagtaaaaaattggtgaaaatatattttttctctctttttccatcaaagtaaacacgcCCCTTTGCATGATTGGATACTTTTATTCTCAATAGTATCATGATTTCTCTAATACCGCCATTTGGATGAGAtatgaatcaaacaaaactaattTAAATAGTAACTTTAATTAAGGACCTTAGAATATACTatatctcaaaatttcaatctattataataaataaagaattaattttattatttttatctatcaaaactaTTCCTCAAAACTAAACGGCCTATTTTAGTCTAGTCTAATCTATATGAAGTCCCTTATCTCCGTACATACAAAATTCACTTAATCATTCATTAACTACCATTGTAACTAAAGTGGTAATAAAATTAGAGTGCAAACTTTCTTTATTTGGTGTACTTGAACTTTtccttaattttatatatatattatgattgGCCTTCTCTCTGAGGTGAAAATCCCTGTTgaaatagcttgattccaaaTAGAAAGAAACTTAGGATTAAGACAACTTAAAGCTTGAGGGTTAAAAATTACTAATATTAAAAAGTGAATGAACAAAAGAGTAAATAGAGTGATGTCGTTggatttgttttcttttgttgagttttctctttcttttttattgGTTTGTGGGGAATCTTTTGTAATTCAGAAGGAAGATacatttatgtatatatttacaataattagatctaatatttaagtTAGTACTAGTGccattagtattatattttcaaaattaaaatttgtccAGTACTTGTTGGCATTTCTTCCAACACCGAATAGAATATAGTAATAAATCAACTTTCTCCTCAACTATATTTGACATTCTTCACCTTTCAATTATTGTTCTCTTTGCACAGTTACAATTTTACACATATACTAGTTACATAAAATCAATTAAAGTTGAATTCACCAAatctattttaaaaataacaaaaaaatccTCACCGACACCCCAATGCAGCCGTTTgatttgatataaaaaataataatagtactatttattacatttttcttatttttttagtggAAGAAATCGGTACCTTTAGCTGTGTAACATATACTTATATTTCAATACTTTTTCCCCCTCATGTTATATTTTTTGGGTTAGTCCTAGCTCAAACTCGTTTGAGTACgaaaggtatttttttttttttgatcagtaaagtaaaacttttattgaaagaaaatggatcaaggcatcaggaatgccaatcaaaacaataaaacaagtttaaagtctttggaacaccaagaagtaaaatgaattcctaactccacgattttgtaggcctcgttccaactccaaagtctccccttaatctgtaatacaagtctatcaatatcccaagccttgtcctgaaaacgactaccattcctgctttcccagagcaaccacactgttcccacccacaaagctttaagcagtcttctttctctcttcttttttccagccgcgatgaaagaaatgaagtgttgaaagatacctctcggatttgccgttttgatgtcgagccattgaaagatctgaTCCCAAACCGCCGCTGCTTTCGAGCAATGGAGGAACaggtgttccgtcgtttcctcactagaaacacatgcattgcaccatctctcATCCACGCTGATCTGAacatttcttctactcaaattatcacatgttgccaatctgtttctaagacatctccatgccgtcacctttgctttatttggtgttggggccttccaaacTTTTGTcatctccaaaggtaaaacttgttgctcctgtcttgtttttgccacaatttcatatgccgacttgattgtgaagcatccatctggTGTCGCCTTCCAGTTCCATCCGTCTGTTACATCTACACAaggagcaaaatcagcaatcacCAACCGGAGATCCTCCACAAGtcctttctccctctcccttaactccctcctccactcgACCCTCCATACCCACGACCCTCCCTCCCAAGACCCGCTTTCACCAACCAGCTTTTTCTTGTTCAGgctcaaattatacaatctcggaaacacaaacttaagGGGTTTGTCTATCGCCCACACATCCTCCCAGAAGCTGATCTCAAGCCCGtccccaattcttcgcctcaaattattgatgaaccaTCGCTCTCTCATCCCTCCTCCCTTTTCCACAATCTTTTGCCACCACCCTTTCTGTCCACCTCTTCCCGCCACCGAACattctcccccttccccccacactaGCTCCCCATAAAGCGATTTGATCACCCTTACCCACAGAGCTTTCCCCTCCCCCAAAAACCTCCAGAGCCACTTACTTAACAGCACCTGATTAAACCAATCGATATTCCGAAACCCCAGACCTCCTGAATCCTTGTTGAAGCACAAGGCATTCCACTTAAACCAGGTGATACCGCCCGTCTGTGTACctcctccccacaaaaattttgaGAACAGTGAATTAAGTTCCTTAATCACCGCTTTAGGTATGAAAGCGAGGGATAATTGATAGACCGGGATGGATTGCAACACTGACTTGACTAGAGTAATTCGTCCTGCCAGCGAAAGATGTCTCTTCTTCCAGCTTGCCACTTTGTTTGAAACTTTTTCAACCAAAAActtccaatctccaacaccatTGCTGCGCCCCCCCACTTTAGTACCCAAGTAGTTGCACGGAAAGGATCCGATCTTGCACCTGAGGAGCGAAGCCCATCTCCTCTCAACTGCGTCATCCACTCCCACTGTCAGAAGACAACTTTTGTCGAAATTTACAGCTAAACCCGAGACGAACTGGAAGAGAATCAGGAGTTTCTTCACGCTCTCCATATTTCTGTCTTctgcctccaacaagaagatagtATCGTCCGCGTACTGTAGATGTGAAATGGACACTTTATCCTTGCCAATCTTCGCCGGAACCAGGAACTGCCTCTCCGCTGCTCTTTCAATGAACTCGTTGAGGCCTTCTGCCACGATAAGGAAAAGGAAAGGTGACAAcgggtcaccctgtctcaaacctctctccattttgaagtCTCCCGTCGATGACCCGTTCACCAAAACACTTGCCGTTCCAGATTCCAGACTCCCTttaatccacttcctccaaagtccgtcaaagttaagtcgactgagaagcatatccaagaaatcccattgcacagagtcgtatgcttttgcgaagtcaatcttgaagaaaatacggcccactctcttcttttttgcctcaaaaatagCTTCATTCAGGATAACCACCCCATCTAGGATGAAGCGATCCTTGACAAACgcactttgattatcggaaATGATCGACCCCATAACCCTCTTCAATCTCTCAGCCAGGATCTTAGCCACAATTTTATACAAGCTGGTGATAAGAGAAATTGGGCGAAACTCATCGAGCGacccagccccttctttcttcggaatcaGAACAATAAAAGAGGCGTTACCACCTTTCGGTATTTTCCCGTTTTCGTGAAATTCCTTCAAAAGCTGGAGTAAGTCCTCTTTAACCACGTGCCACGCCGCTCTCCAGAATGTGAAGTTAAATCCATCGGGTCCCGGACTCTTGTCTCCACAACAACTCCAAACTGCTTCTTTAATCTCGTCCAGATCAAAATCCCTGATCAGCCAATGCCTCtcgtcatttgaaattttcctCCTCATGAAGTCCAAGGGGAAATCAGGCATCTGTCGTTCTTTCCTTTTGAAAAaagcttcaaaatgatttctcactcttGCTTTAACCTCTTCCGGTTTAGATATCCACGAGTTTTCAAAGAGCATTCCGCCAATCTCGTTTTTAATCCGTCTCCCACGAATTGCCCTATGGAAAAAACCCGAATTTGTGTCTCCCTCTTTGAACCATTTGAGTTTGGCTTTCTGTTGCAGCATCATCTGTTTATTCTTGAGTTGAAGGGAGAGCAGGGCTTGAATCTCATTTCTCCTGATCACCTCTGATTCTTCAAGACCTCTCTGCTCGTCCACCTTATCCTTCTCTTGAAGTTCCTTCTGAAGTTCTTGGATTTTGTAGTCAATCGTTTGAGTACGAAAGGTATAAAAGAGacaataattaattgaatcaatatatCAAAATAACCACTTttatattgtaaaaataaaaaataattacaaatataaaaaatactatatttttGGTAAACTCAAGGATAATAAATTGCATGaatttatgtataaaatagAGCAATTCACAACTAAACGAGTGCTAACTCGTGAATTTGtataaattaagggtaaattaTAAGaatgactatatatatattttttaatttttaaaactaatttgtatatttataatatcaaaataactattttatttttattgttcttTCTCGAATTATTTACAGTATCTTGATGTCAATTTCGTTATTAATTATACATGCTTAATATAGTATCACGCAAATCgggtttaaaaaattaatatcacacaaattaaaagaaaaatctgTAAATAATGGAAAAATTGGCACCGACATTCGTATGGGACATGGAATAATACTATATGCAGTAATAATTTAGGCGAAGGGACATAATTCAGATCCACCATTCCACAACCCATTATTTTGTGATAATACACTAGAAAAAGTGTTGTTTCCAAACaccacatttttttatatatctaaaCAACACCTACCTACTCAATGTTAACATGTGGGGACATTAGGCAAACCCACAAAGAAATTAATGGCATTCATTGAATCTTTTATCgccacattttttttattgcaaataagaaggggaaaaaaaaatcaagacttTACTTTTTTTCCCCCCCATCTCCATCCTCCATATTTTATTAACATAATCTTATATGCCACATACAGCGGTAACAAATACATGTGCGTGTATGGCCCTTTCATGTTATctatatttatttacataattttaCCTTAGCGATGAATCGAAATAGTATATGTAgttggaaaaataaaagttgaatCTTACTGGTCAtgaatacataatttaaaaatgataCTCTCTCCGCCTCAATTCAATaggttatattttttatttaaatatctaatttcaataggctatttttaaaatataaaatcaatacATAAGAACTATTTATACATAAGTCattatttacataaaatgtCATTGTGGtccacatattattattattattatctcttaTTGCAATATCTCTATTTCCCTCTCCTAcattttttgacaaatatattctaaaaaaactattttatcacttatattttattataaattatttattttttgataaccGTGCCTACggtgacctattgaattgagtcaaaagaaatactccctccgtccaccaattaaaggcctatatgaaaaaacacgggttttaagacaaaagtgtatttttattagttgagtggagaaagggtccctcttttttgtaaagaatttttgacttttttgattaaataatgaataaaaacttaccaaaaatagatgGACCttatttttgtggacggaccaaaaagacaagtaggccttgaattgatggacggagggagtatatgttattATAAGCAGTGGCAAACACAGATGAGGGGCAGTGCCatcaaataattttcattttatttttttattcttataaaaTCGTCAAAATATTGAATTTGTGTGTCGACTTTTATGCAAAAGCGCtatcatcaaattaaattataggAGAATTGTCTTCTAAAAATCTTGaactcaaaattttaaaaaatatttttatcgaGATATTATTCTGCATTCGCTTCTGAAATAGAATTTACTTTAACACGTGCTCACTGCTTATATACAAAGTAATGATGCAAATTCGTgataacatatttatttatatgtaaatatatgtacatatatatgtgtatgtaGTTTGACGTAAACATATTGACAATTTGGAAATTTGATCACATTAATGGATTTAATCACAATTGGATGTCTTCCTTCCCTCAGAAAAATCACAATTGGATGTCTTGGTTGAGTCTATTTGATGAAATAAAAAGAATGGGAAGTTCAATTGAATAAGTCAAATTCGATCAATCAACATTGTTTAGTTTTTTGTGGGCGGTTTGTTCTTAATTTTAGGATGTTAAATTTGGTATGTGGATATCCCAATATGTAAGTAATTATTTTAAGTTTCACCCATTGTCGGCTATGTCTTTCATTTCCGAATTTTAACTTTTCACTATGGaaaatatttatcattttaataatGAACTCGACAAACATATTTATTAGATCAGTTGGACAGATCGTGCCAGAAATCAAAAGcaacataaaattattttatttgagacCAATCACCAAGACTTTGATAAATCATAAACCTTCCATGATGCTAGGGGGCTGAGAAAAAATATTGAGATGAAAAaaccaatattttttaaattaagatGTCTTGTGCGTACTTAAATAAcgtgatttttaaaattatttattaaaaaaacacTTAATAATACATTGGATACTGACTTAGCAAAAAAGGATagtaaagtataaaagtgagcAATAAGAAAGTGTAGTGTTTTTAAAGTACAATAATATTTATGTCAAGCTCATTTTGTAAGCTGAGATTTTGGAGGGGGCAAAGAGAAAAAAAGGACACTGTTAAAACAGGATAAAAAAGTAGGTAGAATACATAAATGAAGTAAAATACAATTCCCTTTTTATCCTAATGAATAATTGAATGCATTTTCACTCTTGATTATGGACAAGAGCCAACAAAGGGTGTGTAGGAATTTGAGTTTGTCAGCTTCAAAACCATAAAATTTCTTTGTCACAAACTGTTAACGAAAATGCCAAATATGAGGCATTAATTAGTTATTACCACTATGTTAGGTTTGCTAGTCTTAATTACTTTATTGAATTCCACCTCAGAAAAGGGAGAATGTTTTAGTATTAAGTTAGGTTGAAAAATTTGCAGCAGACTTTGACAAAAATGAGTCACTGTTATTGCTAGTGGTCTGTAACTGGTTAATTGGAATGTTGAAATTTGCTGCTCAATTAGGCCATTTTCTCCATTAATTCAAACAGATCAAAGACTTCAAGGCCCCAACTAACACattaaattttacttttatttttatttttttcctgcaagaatcaattttttttccttttaatccCCACCAATATATCAGCCTTTAATCCCTTTTGCAAAAGTGATTGGTGAAAGATTGTACTGTTGTTTCCCCTTTCcttgatcattttttttaacaGCTTCATTTCAAGAAAAGTGATACTTACTTACAATTTCACTCAAGAATTTGTAGCTCCTGCAGagttaaaaaaaagagaaacaaaatgattttattttctttcttgaaCAAAACTAGTCCTATGTTTTGTCTGCATCACTGCCTTCTCATAACTTGATTAGTACTATATGTGGGTCTGAGGCTTTCTCGCTTTAAGCTAGGCCAATGCAATTATGCAAAATATATTCTGCTTTTTCTGTAAAGCTTGTTTTCTTGATTGAAAATGGGAAGGTGAATTAATGTTTCTTGAGCTTTGAAGTCTGTGTATTTTCTGCTGGGAGATATGAAGCTGCAGTTGAGTTTTGTGATCCTCTGCTCTTTCTTGTTTCAAGAATCTGAAGGTAAAATGggctctgttttttttttttttttttttttaagttgtcAATATTTAATAAGAAATATCAGAATTTTGATCCATGAAATTTTCTTGATTAATCAAATGTTCCTTTAGTATAGTTTTTGATGGTGAgaaattattgattaattttcCTAGTGGTGGATATAAATAATGCCCTGTTTTAGTTATGATGAGTTTTGGAAGTTCAACAAGAatctgctttttttttttttccttgaagTTGCTTGACTGTTTTGGTCAATATGATATGCAACACTCTTTCCCACTGCATTGATACATTAGTTCAAGGCTCACTGTAATGATTTTACTATACTGTGTTTTCTGCAACACATTTTTGCAGGCCTTGGTTTGGCATCATCTATG
This window encodes:
- the LOC131009650 gene encoding glycine-rich cell wall structural protein 1.8-like; the protein is MSDGQILDQAEAMWLAECRVPFRYPHAWKILRESKKFASLGEDVHSDVHSDKRSKGSDGLPTTTSSDASISTRPQGQKAAKRDKRKGKKKTEETSEDNQKALGYMDGVHTFGGEAVGGDDVGGDVEGGEVVGGDAVGGDDVDGDVVGGDDVGGEVEGGDAIGGETVGGEGVGGEAIGGDNGGGDVDGGEAVGGEAVGGDAIGGGDVVGGANVGGDAVGGEAVGGDAVGGDDVGGEGVGGDEVGGEAIGGVDVGGEVVGGDDEGGDDEGGDDVGGDVVGGGEGVGGNVVGGEAIRLQYASPF